The segment CTATTATTTATTGTGATGAGTATTTGTGTGCTAGTTGGAGGACTTTTAGCGACTTCCATACATACGGATGATTTACCAAAGCCTGCAAACAAAGTGAGGTTAACATTTACAATTAGTGATTTACTGGAACGTCAAGCATTGCCAGTTGCTGCGATTGCTAGTTTAGTAGCTTTCGCATATGCAAGTGTTTTATCGTTTTTATCGGTGTATGCACAGCAAAAGGATTTAATTGAGGTGGCGAGCTTTTTTTATGTAGTATTCGCGGCATCCATGCTCATTACACGTCCGTATACAGGCAAGCTTTATGATACAAAAGGTCCTCAATATGTGATTATTCCTGGAATCATTACGTTTGCGATAGGCTTAGTCATGTTAGCATTTGTGTCAGGACCGGTTTGGTTTTTAGGCTCCGCTATTTTTATTGGGTTCGGCTATGGGGCTATAACGACGAGTTTATTAGCACTAGCTATGCAATCAACTGCACATAATCGTAGTGGCTATGCAACAGCGACGTACTTTACGATGTTTGATATTGGGATTGCATTAGGTTCCTACATTTTAGGAATCGTGGCGGTGAATGCCGGCTATTCTGCTGTTTATTTAACAGGTGCAGGTGTAGTTATCGTTGTTTTCATTGTTTATTTACTAAGATTAGCAAAAATCAAAGCAAAAAAAGTCGTGCATGTATAAGTAATTTCAAAGTAGTATAAAAAAACTACAAAAGAGGCAGCAACCCACATTATTTCAGAGTGGTTGCTGCCTTTTTACAGTTTCTTATTTCACAAGCCCATTCTGAAATGCATAAACGACTGCTTGTGTGCGATCTTGGACTTCTAATTTACTTAAAATATTACTGACATGGGTTTTCACTGTTTTTAAGGCGATAAATAATTGTTCGGCAATTTCTTGATTGGCTTTGCCGGCAGCCATACATAACAGTACTTCCATTTCGCGTTCTGTTAAATGGTCATGGAGGGCTGCATTTGTACCACGCATGCGAGCCATTACTTTTGTCGTTGCTTCTGGTTCTAATACGGTTTCACCTGTCATCGTTTTGCGAATGGCATCCGCAATTTGGCGGGCATTCGATGTTTTTAAAATATAACTTACAGCACCAGCCTCTAGCGCGGGGTAAAGCTTATCATCATCGATAAAACTTGTGACCATCATTACTTTTGCTTCAGGCCATTGTTGTAAAATTTCAGCTGTAGCTTGTGCACCGTTTTTAATCGGCATCACATTGTCCATTAGCACTAAATCGGGGCGTAATTCGAGCACTTTTTCGACTGCTTCTTGACCGTTTGTTGCTTCACCAATCACTTCAATATCCGGTTGCGCTGATAGATAAGAAGAAACACCAATTCGCACCATTTCATGATCATCCGCTATGACGACTTTAATCATTTTCCTGCACCTCCTTTTGTAAACTCACTTCCATTTTCAAAGGGACTTTCACCTCGACAATCGTTCCCTCATTCGGTACGGAAACAATTTTATACGTGCAACCAATTTCCACGGCACGTTCCGCAATATTACGTAAGCCGTATGATGAGGTTTTGTCTCCATCTACATCAAAGCCTAAGCCATTATCCTGAATGCGTAAAATAGCTAATTGATCGCGGGCAATAAATAATAATTCGACCTCATTCGCTTTAGCATGACGAAGCGTGTTCGAAAGTGCTTCTTGTGCGATGCGAAAAAGGTGATCTTCCTCGGTTTTAGATAAAGCAATTTCTTCAATTTGGTAGTCAATATTGAAATACACTTTTTCTTGTAATTCTAAAATTAAATCTTCAAGACCTTCTGCTAATGTTTTATTGCGCAAGGCGACAGGGCGAAGGTGTAAAAGAAGGGCACGCATTTCAAGTTGTGCTTGCTGGACAACTTTTTCCACCTGACCGAGCTGTTTTTGTGATTTTGGATCTTGTTCTTGTTCTGTTAAAGCAGAAAGTAGCATCGAGGCCGCAAAAAGTTGCTGAGAGACCGAGTCATGAAGCTCACGCGCGAGACGTTGTCGTTCGGCAAGGAGACGTTCTTGTACGATGGCATCATTCGTTTGTACTTTTTCTGTTGCTAAACGTTGTAATGAAGCACGCTGCGTTTCAATTAATTCATTGGCAACACGCATTGCCTTATTAAGTGAACTGTTTGACTTTCCAATTGTTTGAGAGAAATTCGGCTCAGCAATTTTTCTTACGTAGCGCGTTGTTGTACTTTCTTTTAATAGTAAAGAAAAGCCCATCCAAAGCGAGATGACAAAGCTAAGTGCAAATAAAATGGCGAGCATAATGGCAATGATCGGTACTTGATTGGGAGGTACAAGATCTTCCCATAAAAATCGCCAATTTTCTTCTGTTGGTTCTCCTAAAATCAAAAATAGTATTGTAAATAGCGTAATAGAAAAGGTGATGAATAATGTGAACAGTCGGCTGATAAATGCAATCATCCTCGTTGCACCTCCACATCCCCAATCCAAGAAGTAATATAAATGACAAGCACTCGTTTAGCATCTGAATCCCCATGTTCAAAGGCTAATTGCTCATTGATGAGGCGTTTTGGATGATGGTCAAAACAAGTGACTTCTCCGTAAAGTGTTGAGTAATGGAGTTTAACGGTCACTTCGTAAGGGACAATGACACGAACTTTACCTAAAGATTGTTGAATCGATATAATGGATTTCCCAGGAGGTAAAATGGTTTGCGTCACATCTAAAGTAATATCACCGATAAAACGTTGAATTTGAATATCTCGCCATTGAAATGCTTCGGTTTCAGCTGGAGTAGTCCCGATTAATGTATTTGGCTGAAGCTTCTCATTGAGTGGATGTTTAAAGATTTCAATTTGTTCCTCTTTTTTCGTTAAATATTTATAGAGGACAAAAACGAGAACGCCAATTATAAGAAGTCGAAGTGTCCATAAAGTGATAATGGCAAGAAATAATAAAGTAACACCGAGCCAAAGAGGAATTTGTTTTGTTTTTTTCTTTTTGAAACTATAAACAACAAGTGCCAAACCAGCAATTAATAAGAAAACACTCCCATTATTAAAGAGTGTCAATTCAACTAAAATAACTAACACAAAACTAATCGCAATAACCGCAAGCTGGTCGGATGAAATTTTTGACATGGGCTAACCTCCTTATCCATTATGCTTTTGCATAAATGCGTCTGATATAACTTAAACGTGCAAAATGGAGAAAGTACGAGGACTTTCTCCTTATTGCAGTATAACATTGATTTTTATATAAAATATAACTGTAATTAAGAAAGCTCGATAACTTTTTGTTCTTTTTCTAATTGTGCTAAACGAGCTTCAAACGTTGTGACTTCATATTTACGGTCAATATTTTGTGCTAAATCATCAATATAAGTTGATAACTCATCGAAGTTTTCCGTTTTATTTGCCGTTAATACTTTGTCCATTTGGTGATGGGCACGTACAACATTTTCCTTGCCCATTAATTGAAGTTGACGTACTTTCATATCTTTAATTTTATGCTTCATCGTTTCAAACTTGCGTTCAAGTGCAAAATATTCTTCATTTGCCACGTCCATGCTTGCAAGTAACGCTTGTTTTCGTGTTCCATAAGCGATCACTTCATCATTTGCAAAAGCGATTAATTCCGCTTCTTCAGTTGTTGTAGCAAGTGCTAGTTGTTTTTCGCGTTTTTCAAGCATTTCATCTGTTTGAATAAGCTGAGCTTCCAACTCTTTTTTCAGCTGTGCTTGACGCGTTAAAAGTTTGCCAGTTTGTTCGGTTTGTTTTTCAGCTTCTCGGATATACTGATTTAACATGGAAAGAGGATTTTTTTCAACCTTTTTATCAAATAAATCATGTAAATCTGCTTGAATTGAATATTTAAATTTTGTTAATAAGTTTTTCATTTTTCCATCCGCTCCTTAGTTGTTTAATTTTGCCCATTCACGCTCAAAGTTTGTGAAAGGATCTTCTTCTTTTGGTTGTGCTGCAAAAATTTCTACTTTTTCATTTTTACGAGATTTGTAAATGTAATAAAGAATACCGATTGCAACTAATCCGATAAATCCTGGAATGTTCGATAATGCGCTAATTAATCCTGCAAGTGCTAACACTAAGCTCATTACTTTCCCGAAAGTCGATTTACTTTCTGTGTAGTAATGTAAACCAGCTGCTAATAATAAGCCGGAAACTAGAAGTCCTGCAACGGGTGCAAGTAACACAAGTGCAAAAAGTGCTGCGATGAAACCTGCTGTGTATAAAAATAGTTTTTTCATGTTTTGTTCCTCCTCGTTTAAGATATCTCTATCTTATCTCGTGTATCAGTTTCGGGTAACGACCTGTAACTGTATTTCTGGCTAGGTCTAGAGGCTGAGGGGAACTAAGTCTGATTTGTCCTAAATTAATATATAGAAACGCCTATCTTTTTAGTGTATAATCCATCTTGGAGAGTTTTTCTCGGTATATCGGTAGTGGAGGAGGTTGGAAGGTATGACATGGGCATGGATTTTAGGGATTATAGTAGCATTAATCGCAGGTGTAGCAATTGGTTTCTACGCTGCTCGTCAATATATGATGAAGTATTTAAAAGAGAATCCACCAATTAATGAACAAATGATTCGTATGATGATGGCACAAATGGGACGTAAACCGTCTGAAAAGCAAGTACGTCAAATGATGTCACAAATGAACAAGTTCCAAGACAAATAATAAAGCTGAAACTATCTTTGTAGAAATTTTGCAAAGGTAGTTTTTTTGTTGTTTTTAATAAAGTGCGTGCTTGTTTAGGCTGGCTAAGCACATGAAATTCTATTAATCGCCAAACAATCAATTGTATTTATAATTTACTGAAATTTCTAAATGTAGTGTTGCTTTTTAAAATCCTTTGTAATAATATAAAACTTATCAAATAACTAGGTATTGAGATTGGGGGAAGTAACAATGAAAAAAATAGTAACATCTTTAGCATTGGCAACATTAGTACTTGCGGCATGCGGAGGGAAAGACGAAGCAAAGAATACAAATAAGTTGCAGCAAATTGAAGAGGAGGGAGTCATTCAAATTGGCTTAGAAGGTACGTTCCCACCCTTTAGTTACCACAATGAAGCAGGTGATTTAACAGGTTTCGAATATGAAATTGCTGCACAAATTGCAGAAGACTTAGGCGTGAAGGCGCAATTTGTTGAAACAAAATGGGATTCACTCATTGCGGGTTTAGATACGGATAAATATGATTTTGTCATTAATAATGTTTCGATTACTGATGAACGAAAAGAAAAATATGATTTCTCGATTCCTTACATGGAGTCAGTAGCCGTACTCGCTGTCAACAAAGACAATACGGATATTACGAAAATTGAAGACTTAGATGGAAAAAAAGCGGCTCAAACGATTACGAGTAATTTTGCGAAAGATGCGGAAGGCTTGGGGGCAGAAATCGTACCGGTAACAGATTTAACAAGCTCGATTGAATTAGTTACACAAGGGCGTGCAGATGGGACGATTCATGATCGCGTAACATTTTTAACGTATTTAAAAGAACAGCCTAGTGCGAAATTAAAAATTGTAGATGGTTCAACCAGTTCATCTGACATTGCGTTAATTTTAAATAAGGACAACGAAGAGTTCCGCAAAAAGGTAGATGAAATCATTCAAATGCGCTCAGAGGATGGCACGTTTGCGGCGATTTCAGAAAAATATTTTGGAGAAAATATTATTTCGAATAACTAAAAACGATGGGGCCACCTTTTAAATAGAAAGGAAGTGCGAATGGATGAGTAGGGAAATGCAAATAGCACTTGATTCTATTTGGCCGATTTTGAAAGCGGGGCTTATTGTAACAATCCCGCTTTCGCTTATTGCATTTGCGATTGCCTTAGTAGTGGCAGTAATAACCGCTTTGGCTCGTATATCAAACTATAAAATTTTACGTGGTATTTTTGGAGTTTATGTGTGGATTTTCCGTGGAACGCCAGTGCTAGTGCAATTATTCATCGTGTTTTTCGGGTTTCCAAAAGCAGGTATAACGTTAGATGCATGGACAGCCGCGATTATTACATTTTCTTTAAACACTGGCGCATATGCTTCGGAATCCATTCGCGCTTCGATTTTAGCGATTCCAAAAGGGCAATGGGAAGCAGCCGAATCGTTGGGAATGACCTATTGGCAAGTATTGCGCCGTGTCATTGCACCTCAAACAATTCGTATTTCATTGCCTCCTATTACGAATGACTTTATTGATTTAGTAAAAGGAACATCGCTTGTTGCTAGTGTAACGCTTGCGGATATGTTTATGATTGGTCAACAAATTACAGCCCGTACATATGAGCCTTTACTTATTTATTCATTATGTGCTGTTATTTATTTAGTTTTTATTAGTGTGTTGATGTTTTTACAAGGTAGGCTTGAAAAATATGCATCTAAATATGTGTAAGAGAGGGGTGGCTTCATATCGTACAATTTGATCAAGTGTATAAAT is part of the Solibacillus sp. FSL K6-1523 genome and harbors:
- a CDS encoding MFS transporter produces the protein MQQEESTQIWTTRFISLFLVNITVFFVFYGLVTTLPLYAIGVLHQTDKEAGLLISSFLLSAIIIRPFSGKLLDVFGKKKLLVLSLVGYFVCTVLYLFIDPFGLLLGLRFIQGIFFSIITTAVSSLAADIVPKNRKGTGLGYFAMSTNLAVVIGPFFGLLIIQYSSFDLLFIVMSICVLVGGLLATSIHTDDLPKPANKVRLTFTISDLLERQALPVAAIASLVAFAYASVLSFLSVYAQQKDLIEVASFFYVVFAASMLITRPYTGKLYDTKGPQYVIIPGIITFAIGLVMLAFVSGPVWFLGSAIFIGFGYGAITTSLLALAMQSTAHNRSGYATATYFTMFDIGIALGSYILGIVAVNAGYSAVYLTGAGVVIVVFIVYLLRLAKIKAKKVVHV
- a CDS encoding response regulator transcription factor, whose product is MIKVVIADDHEMVRIGVSSYLSAQPDIEVIGEATNGQEAVEKVLELRPDLVLMDNVMPIKNGAQATAEILQQWPEAKVMMVTSFIDDDKLYPALEAGAVSYILKTSNARQIADAIRKTMTGETVLEPEATTKVMARMRGTNAALHDHLTEREMEVLLCMAAGKANQEIAEQLFIALKTVKTHVSNILSKLEVQDRTQAVVYAFQNGLVK
- a CDS encoding sensor histidine kinase is translated as MIAFISRLFTLFITFSITLFTILFLILGEPTEENWRFLWEDLVPPNQVPIIAIMLAILFALSFVISLWMGFSLLLKESTTTRYVRKIAEPNFSQTIGKSNSSLNKAMRVANELIETQRASLQRLATEKVQTNDAIVQERLLAERQRLARELHDSVSQQLFAASMLLSALTEQEQDPKSQKQLGQVEKVVQQAQLEMRALLLHLRPVALRNKTLAEGLEDLILELQEKVYFNIDYQIEEIALSKTEEDHLFRIAQEALSNTLRHAKANEVELLFIARDQLAILRIQDNGLGFDVDGDKTSSYGLRNIAERAVEIGCTYKIVSVPNEGTIVEVKVPLKMEVSLQKEVQEND
- the liaF gene encoding cell wall-active antibiotics response protein LiaF gives rise to the protein MSKISSDQLAVIAISFVLVILVELTLFNNGSVFLLIAGLALVVYSFKKKKTKQIPLWLGVTLLFLAIITLWTLRLLIIGVLVFVLYKYLTKKEEQIEIFKHPLNEKLQPNTLIGTTPAETEAFQWRDIQIQRFIGDITLDVTQTILPPGKSIISIQQSLGKVRVIVPYEVTVKLHYSTLYGEVTCFDHHPKRLINEQLAFEHGDSDAKRVLVIYITSWIGDVEVQRG
- a CDS encoding PspA/IM30 family protein; this encodes MKNLLTKFKYSIQADLHDLFDKKVEKNPLSMLNQYIREAEKQTEQTGKLLTRQAQLKKELEAQLIQTDEMLEKREKQLALATTTEEAELIAFANDEVIAYGTRKQALLASMDVANEEYFALERKFETMKHKIKDMKVRQLQLMGKENVVRAHHQMDKVLTANKTENFDELSTYIDDLAQNIDRKYEVTTFEARLAQLEKEQKVIELS
- a CDS encoding lmo0954 family membrane protein encodes the protein MKKLFLYTAGFIAALFALVLLAPVAGLLVSGLLLAAGLHYYTESKSTFGKVMSLVLALAGLISALSNIPGFIGLVAIGILYYIYKSRKNEKVEIFAAQPKEEDPFTNFEREWAKLNN
- a CDS encoding YneF family protein; protein product: MTWAWILGIIVALIAGVAIGFYAARQYMMKYLKENPPINEQMIRMMMAQMGRKPSEKQVRQMMSQMNKFQDK
- a CDS encoding transporter substrate-binding domain-containing protein — translated: MKKIVTSLALATLVLAACGGKDEAKNTNKLQQIEEEGVIQIGLEGTFPPFSYHNEAGDLTGFEYEIAAQIAEDLGVKAQFVETKWDSLIAGLDTDKYDFVINNVSITDERKEKYDFSIPYMESVAVLAVNKDNTDITKIEDLDGKKAAQTITSNFAKDAEGLGAEIVPVTDLTSSIELVTQGRADGTIHDRVTFLTYLKEQPSAKLKIVDGSTSSSDIALILNKDNEEFRKKVDEIIQMRSEDGTFAAISEKYFGENIISNN
- a CDS encoding amino acid ABC transporter permease, whose product is MSREMQIALDSIWPILKAGLIVTIPLSLIAFAIALVVAVITALARISNYKILRGIFGVYVWIFRGTPVLVQLFIVFFGFPKAGITLDAWTAAIITFSLNTGAYASESIRASILAIPKGQWEAAESLGMTYWQVLRRVIAPQTIRISLPPITNDFIDLVKGTSLVASVTLADMFMIGQQITARTYEPLLIYSLCAVIYLVFISVLMFLQGRLEKYASKYV